One Mycobacteroides abscessus ATCC 19977 genomic window carries:
- a CDS encoding acyl-CoA dehydrogenase family protein: MPLRFWLIQSDAATEHAAYNEDMTSAPSVLEIRALPGTDTYRNLLAQVAEGARDRDLDDENPFDQVRLLKEAGFGRLRIPTELGGAGLSVRQLFSAIIDVAQADPIVAHIFRTHFWFVEERLRTLADPVSAAWLTKVNEGNLFANAFSEKGSLAVGSLVFNTRLLPVGDAYRLNGEKFYSTGTLFADYLTVTATTDRDSVASVIVPGDRDGVRLVDDWDGFGQRRTGTGTTIFSQVDVAADEILSETPYDAAPVPTTQYASLQLYILAIVAGVLRAVVDDGEALLRSRQRNFSHALTERPVDDPLLQRTLGELSATAFAAEATVLAAADAIEAATATLRDGVPDAQLAQEAQVAVAKAKVHIDAVALDAATKLLDLGGASAASRTRNLDRHWRNIRTISLHNPVHYKARVIGQNLLHGTPLPANAYF; the protein is encoded by the coding sequence TCTGGCTGATTCAAAGCGATGCCGCCACTGAGCATGCTGCGTACAACGAAGATATGACTTCCGCTCCGTCAGTCCTGGAAATCCGCGCGCTGCCCGGCACCGACACCTACCGGAATCTGCTCGCCCAAGTCGCCGAGGGAGCACGGGACCGTGATCTGGACGACGAGAATCCCTTTGATCAAGTCCGGCTGCTCAAGGAGGCGGGATTCGGCCGGTTGCGCATCCCCACCGAACTGGGCGGCGCGGGACTTTCTGTGCGACAGCTCTTTTCCGCCATCATCGATGTCGCTCAAGCCGACCCTATCGTGGCACACATCTTCCGCACCCACTTCTGGTTTGTCGAGGAACGGCTGCGCACCCTCGCCGACCCCGTGTCGGCGGCCTGGCTTACCAAGGTGAACGAGGGCAATCTATTCGCGAACGCGTTCAGCGAGAAAGGCTCCCTGGCCGTGGGCAGCCTGGTATTCAACACGCGGCTGCTGCCGGTGGGCGACGCGTATCGGTTGAACGGCGAGAAGTTCTACAGCACCGGAACATTGTTCGCGGACTACCTCACCGTCACCGCGACCACCGACCGCGACTCAGTGGCCTCGGTGATCGTCCCCGGCGATCGTGACGGCGTGCGCCTGGTCGACGACTGGGACGGCTTCGGCCAACGACGCACCGGTACCGGCACCACGATCTTCAGCCAGGTCGACGTCGCCGCCGATGAGATCCTCTCCGAAACACCGTATGACGCAGCCCCCGTGCCCACCACTCAGTACGCTTCGTTGCAGCTCTACATCCTGGCAATCGTCGCCGGTGTACTACGGGCCGTGGTGGATGACGGCGAGGCACTGCTACGTTCCCGTCAGCGCAACTTCAGTCACGCGCTCACTGAGCGCCCGGTCGATGATCCACTGCTGCAGCGCACCCTTGGCGAGCTGAGCGCGACCGCTTTCGCCGCAGAGGCCACCGTCCTCGCCGCTGCCGATGCCATCGAAGCCGCCACCGCAACCCTCCGAGACGGTGTACCCGATGCACAGCTAGCCCAGGAGGCTCAGGTCGCCGTGGCCAAGGCCAAGGTGCATATCGATGCTGTCGCACTCGATGCCGCGACCAAGCTCCTTGATCTGGGCGGAGCCAGCGCCGCCAGCCGGACTCGCAACCTGGATCGGCATTGGCGAAACATCCGAACCATCAGCCTGCACAACCCGGTGCATTACAAAGCGCGAGTGATCGGTCAGAATCTGCTGCACGGCACACCGCTACCGGCGAATGCGTACTTCTGA